GGTGGGCGGTGGTGTATAGAGCTCTGTGGCGATGGCGATGGCGTTGGCGAGGAGGCCTCTTGTATTGAGGAATCTGTCAGATGCTTGAGACGTTTGCTGGTGGTGGAGAAGAACATGACGGGCACCTCTGGTGTATACTGAGAGGTAGAATGGTGAATATGGAAACATTGGCATGTGCTCGGTATCGTTCATGGGATTATCGGCTTTTAGAAGCAACTTGGATGAATCCTGCGTAGTCAGCGTGAACCTGGGATTATGCGTCCCATTGTACTTACTGTAcgaaaagtaaataaaacagACTAGAGCAGGGCTAGACGTAGAGACGGAAGACGGGAGACCTAGGGCTGCATCATCAGATCATGGCAAGGTGACGGGCAGCGCGTGTGTGAAGTGTGATTTGTGCGTGGTGGTCGTGATGGGGGATCGGGCGATGATGCAGCTGCTGCAAGCCCGGCGACTGCGAGGATGGGCCGTGTTGGGAAAACTGGGCCGATAAACTCCCCGAGACTTGGAGATGGTGGTACAGGTACCGTCCGCTTTATACAATGCCATACAGTATCCGTGCCTCCATAAAGCAAGATTAGTGCTTCAGCTGGGCGGTAGAACCTTATCAAGACTGACTGCCGGGCAATGTGTATAAGTGACCATGACGTTGCGTCTCCTTGATGTATGGCCCATCGGCGAGAAACTGGGCTCATTGGAGTTTGTCTGGAGAGACAGACAAGAGTGTGGTGAAGTGTATATGTGATGAGAGAGAGGTACTGTGTGGATATATCTGAGAGTGGGTGTACAAAGGTACATTGTCCATTGTATCATCAGCTTAAAGTGACTAGAGCGAGTCTGAACCCGGGAAAGCAAAATGATTGGCGCAGAGCAGAAATGAATCTTCACCACGGTGAAACAGTACGGTACGGTGTACCGAGGAAAAAAGTCCTAGGAAAGCCTTGGAGCCCCACGTCCGATCCAGGACTTTTTGCAGGTCGCTAGCTCTGCGAGTTTTTGTCTTCCCCTCTGTGAATCTGCAGGGCGCCGCCACAAGTTGTTGAATTGTTTCATTGCCTGCCGACTATTTGGCTGGTGACACCGAGATGCCTGAGATAGGACGAATAGAAGGCGGCCGGTGTGGAAGAAACGGAACAGTCCAGCTGAGCTTTGCTGCCCTATGCGCCCATCTTCCCTGCTTTGCAAGTTGCGAGTGAGCTCGCCAGCCAGTGCGGCCTTTTCATTATCGCCTGGAATACGACATCAAACTTGTGCCATCCTAGAGCAGCTGGCCCTGATTCTAGCCTCTAGGTACATAGGTATGCAGTTGCAGGCAGGTAGGCTGTAGCAGTGTAGGCAGGTATCCGCGCTGGCCTTACCTTACGGATACTGGGCATGGATACCCGCATGGGAGAGGGACAAACCTGGTAAGCGCACCCGCAACGAGTGTTGTTGGGCATCAGAGGAAATGGGGATGATGAGACGCCGATGGATCCCCCCGAGGATGGTCGAAATAACATTGCGGATATCTTTGATGATCTTTTGGCCTTAGCTACTGACCCTCGGACCTGTGGGATTGCAGTGGCACGAGTGGTAAATGATGGGAATATGAGGGCAGGCAAAGTAAGGTGCCTTGATTGAAATAATCGTCTGAATGTACCTTGTTTTTAGCTCGCCTGCCATCTTCACATCGAGTTACAGAGTTGCCTCGTCCGTGCCGGGTGCTTTCGTAACACCCCTCCATCACGGCAGGAAGCACCTCAGGCAAGGCAGGACTCGCTGAGGTCGTccccctccctcccctccAAAAGAGGTACGTACCCAATACctcaggtaaggtaccttacctacctaccttaggtagCAGTAGGTATTTCCCAATTCCCGTGCACTCAGAGCGGGCAGCCCAAAGGCAGGCCGCAGCTCGGGGATTCAGGACTTGAAGTGAAGGTCGAGGAATACTTTGTTTTGCAAGTATCTTTTCCACCTGACGACACACAAAAAATACATCTTTTCCGGTACCCCGTCCTCTCCCGCTGCCCACCGTCTCCTCGTCCTCCCTCACCCACCTCCACTCTGCCCGCCTGCGCACTGGCGGCcgcgagagaaagagagagagcgaCCCCTCCCGAGAAACCCCCCGTCTTTGCGTCCCGTCCTGCTCCAAAACCCACTGACGACATCCTTCACCAACAGCCCAACCTGCGAAAAAACAACACCACCTCACGACTCGAGGGCTGGCTGCACCCACCGATCTTCTGTCGTGACAGTTCCGACAGACCGATCCTCCCGCCGTGCCAACCTACCCCGAGCCCCTCCGGCGCCGAATCTCCGGTATTCATCCATACGCATACTTCGCTACTGAACCTCGTACCCATctcttacctacctacctcgcCCTCGATCACCCTCATCCTCTCTCTCCTCGCGTCGTATCCTATCAATACCATACCTCGCACCCACTACCTCGCCCACCACCTGCGCGATATTGCGGTGACCACAACAGAGCGGGCGAGAGAATCTGCGTACACTACACCTGAACGCATCAGTCCCTCAACTAGGGCTCTTCTTGAAATCTCAAGTAGCTTCAAAGCTCATTCTTTTCCCCTCCAACCAAAAAAAATATCAACATCAACACAACACATAGTTCCCGCGCGTGGAGTCGCGCAACCCCACCGTCACAATGAACGACGAAGATGCCATCCAAAATATCCTCAAAAAGATTGAGCGCGAAAAGGCTCTCCTCAACGCCGCCAATGCTATGAGAGCCCAGACAAACAACGAGGCCGTGCGATCACGACTCGATTCCCAGATGCGCGATGGTCGTCGAAACCTGCAATTCTTCGAAGAGAAGCTTCGCGAGGCACAGCTGCGTCGGGGTATGGACAACATGTCCATGGGATCCCCCTCCGGTGACGGTAGACCTCTGAGCGGCGACGTTGAGGATGCGCCCGCCCCTCCCCCCAAGGATGCGAATGCCTGGGCAGAGCGTGGCGGTTATGGTGCCGGGAGCGCAACGTCGGGCGGCAATGTCCAGTACAGCCAGATTGGCGGCCACGCCGACCTGATGCCTCCCCGCCATCCTTATGCCAATCCAGGCCCCTCTTCCTCCATCCCTAAGCCGCGCCCCAACTTCACCAAGCTTGGTGCGCATTACCCCCGAAACCTTTTCAACCAACTTGAGTTGCTGATTGTCCGCTGCAGATCTTATCAAATATGATACCCCCTATCTCGGCCCTCGTATTCAGCTCATGCTGTCGCAGATTCAGTTCAAGCTCAACGTGGAGGAGCAGTATCTCAAGGGAATCGAGAAGATGGTTCAGCTATACGGCATGGAAGGAGATCGCAAGAGCAAGGCTGATGCTGCCGCTAGAAGAGTTGAGAGCAAGCAGAAAATTCTTTTGTTGAAGCAGGCTATGAAGCGCTACGAGGAGTTGCACATCGACATGGATACATCTGATGCCCAGGATGGTACGTTTTGGAGCTTTTATGCTCGCGGAAAGCTATCTCGTCGGACTGCTCCTGCTAACACTTCCTAGATGACTCTATCAATATGCCTAATCTCCGCAAGCCCCTCTCTGGCCAGCTCACCATTCGTGTCGGACAAATCAAGGACGTTGATCACGCATCCATGAGTCGCTTTAGCCGAGGACCCGAGACTTTCATCGCCGTCAAGGTCGAAGACAACGTCGTCGCCCGCACGAGAGTGACCAGAACCGACAAGTGGGAAGCCGAGTACCATACTCTTGAAGTCGACAAGGCGAACGAGATCGAACTTACAGTGTATGATAAGCCTGGCGAGCATGCCATTCCTATTGCCATGCTCTGGGTCAGAATCTCCGACATCGCCGAGGAAATGAGAAGAAAGAGGATCGAAGCAGAGATCAACAGCTCTGGGTGGGTGTCGGCCGACCGTATGGGTGCTCCGCCGGCGCAATTCCCAATGAACcctcaacagcagcagcagtcaGTGGGTGGTCCTCCCCCCTCTCCTGGCGTTGGAGGACAACAAGGTCAACAAGGACAGCCTCCCATGGCGAACCCTCCGATCGCTCAGCAGCCCATCGACGGCTGGTTCAACCTCGAGCCTGCTGGTCAGATTCAACTATCCTTGGGATTCCTCAAGCAAAACAACGCTCGCCGCCCCGTCAACTTGCAAGGTCTCGGCCGTGTGGGTGCTGTTCGTCAGCGCAAGGAGGAGGTTCACGAGATGTACGGACACAAGTTTGTCCAACACCAGTTCTACAACATCATGCGCTGCGCTCTTTGCGGAGACTTCCTCAAGTATTCGACAGGCATGCAGTGCGAGGACTGCAAGTACACTTGCCACACTAAATGTTACTCTAGCGTTGTCACCAAATGTATCAGTAAG
This is a stretch of genomic DNA from Colletotrichum lupini chromosome 10, complete sequence. It encodes these proteins:
- a CDS encoding calcium-independent protein kinase C, whose translation is QVSFPPDDTQKIHLFRYPVLSRCPPSPRPPSPTSTLPACALAAARERERATPPEKPPVFASRPAPKPTDDILHQQPNLRKNNTTSRLEGWLHPPIFCRDSSDRPILPPCQPTPSPSGAESPFPRVESRNPTVTMNDEDAIQNILKKIEREKALLNAANAMRAQTNNEAVRSRLDSQMRDGRRNLQFFEEKLREAQLRRGMDNMSMGSPSGDGRPLSGDVEDAPAPPPKDANAWAERGGYGAGSATSGGNVQYSQIGGHADLMPPRHPYANPGPSSSIPKPRPNFTKLDLIKYDTPYLGPRIQLMLSQIQFKLNVEEQYLKGIEKMVQLYGMEGDRKSKADAAARRVESKQKILLLKQAMKRYEELHIDMDTSDAQDDDSINMPNLRKPLSGQLTIRVGQIKDVDHASMSRFSRGPETFIAVKVEDNVVARTRVTRTDKWEAEYHTLEVDKANEIELTVYDKPGEHAIPIAMLWVRISDIAEEMRRKRIEAEINSSGWVSADRMGAPPAQFPMNPQQQQQSVGGPPPSPGVGGQQGQQGQPPMANPPIAQQPIDGWFNLEPAGQIQLSLGFLKQNNARRPVNLQGLGRVGAVRQRKEEVHEMYGHKFVQHQFYNIMRCALCGDFLKYSTGMQCEDCKYTCHTKCYSSVVTKCISKSNAETDPDEEKINHRIPHRFQAFSNMTANWCCHCGYILPFGKKNCRKCAECGLTAHAACVHLVPDFCGMSMAVANQILEGIKSTRMISKNKTSTSLSDRTLRQKPTSPTSTIGSPHSGGQPYAGGSPEATEAAKLMYQQQQQQSPPGQRPMHPDRTSSSTAAAAAATAAMSGSMASQQKPQSQDYSSYGGRPGYPAQAEQPDSYNSGGPKYNPADYAQVNQQAGYGQHPPAQQQQQQRPVQQQPPQQQQPPPQQYQQPPQQQMYQQSPVSSPKLQEPPQISPIASTGGVPSSGAGRKPLPSATDPGTGQRIGLDHFNFLAVLGKGNFGKVMLAETKRSKRLYAIKVLKKEFIIENDEVESIRSEKRVFLIANRERHPFLTNLHACFQTETRVYFVMEYISGGDLMLHIQRGQFGTKRAQYVTPRPFSPRH